A single Patescibacteria group bacterium DNA region contains:
- a CDS encoding NYN domain-containing protein, translating into MKKKAIIFIDGSNFYYRLKNLSKKSKRLKHISLLSFDYRGFCEWLCRDFEIIDIRYYIGAVKRRRNNPKSKVMHANQQKLFRRLQKRRVKVITGQLIQHPDKTYHEKGVDVRIAVEMIRFARLNKYDTAFLISSDTDLVPAVEEVFSFGKKVKYICANERQSFGLTKTAGDYLVLREDDIKMFL; encoded by the coding sequence ATGAAGAAAAAGGCTATTATTTTCATTGACGGTAGTAATTTCTACTACCGCTTAAAGAATTTATCTAAAAAGTCAAAAAGATTGAAACATATTTCACTTTTAAGTTTTGACTATAGAGGTTTTTGCGAATGGCTTTGCAGAGATTTTGAAATAATTGACATTAGATATTACATTGGCGCAGTGAAGAGAAGGAGAAATAATCCGAAAAGTAAGGTTATGCATGCTAATCAACAAAAATTGTTTAGGCGGTTGCAGAAACGTAGAGTAAAAGTAATTACGGGGCAATTAATCCAACATCCGGATAAAACCTATCACGAAAAAGGCGTTGATGTTAGAATTGCGGTAGAGATGATTAGATTCGCCAGATTGAATAAATACGATACCGCTTTTTTGATTAGTTCGGATACTGATTTAGTTCCAGCGGTTGAGGAGGTTTTTTCCTTTGGCAAAAAAGTAAAATACATTTGCGCCAATGAGCGCCAGTCATTTGGTCTGACCAAAACTGCTGGCGATTATTTAGTGTTGCGCGAGGACGATATTAAAATGTTTTTATAA
- a CDS encoding polyprenyl synthetase family protein yields MREQLKKYKTKVEQKLAGFFDKKIADTKGFNKEILKHLKEFTLRGKSKRIRAFLIFTGYEAFGGGNQKEIVKASMSIELIHSFFLIHDDIIDQDELRRGKPTFHKGFEKYKDKHFGESIAIIAGDIAHTLAIESFLSTNFSLGKKLKVLQKINQMILDSCEGENLDILLPVQKKQSSQKDILRVYEYKTAKYTFEAPLHIGALLAGATDKDLKALSDYSIPLGIAFQIQDDILGVFGDEREIGKPVGSDIREGKKTLLVWKALQSANQTQKKKLSQIFNQEKISKKEVNEIRQIMIDSGALGWTQDNAKKLGYGAQKQISSLSRINPKAKKVLLELIDYIINRTN; encoded by the coding sequence ATGAGAGAGCAACTTAAAAAGTATAAAACAAAAGTAGAACAAAAATTAGCAGGTTTTTTTGATAAAAAGATTGCTGACACAAAGGGTTTCAATAAAGAGATTTTAAAACATTTGAAAGAATTCACTTTACGGGGCAAGAGTAAAAGAATTCGCGCCTTTTTAATTTTTACGGGTTACGAGGCATTCGGGGGCGGGAACCAAAAGGAGATTGTCAAAGCCTCAATGTCTATTGAGCTTATCCATAGTTTTTTTCTGATTCATGATGATATCATTGACCAGGATGAATTGCGTCGAGGCAAACCCACTTTTCATAAAGGATTTGAAAAATATAAAGATAAACATTTTGGAGAATCAATTGCTATTATTGCTGGTGATATTGCTCATACCCTAGCCATAGAAAGTTTTTTAAGTACCAATTTTTCCTTAGGCAAGAAATTAAAAGTTCTACAAAAAATCAATCAAATGATTTTAGATTCTTGCGAAGGAGAAAATTTAGATATATTATTACCCGTTCAAAAAAAACAGTCCAGTCAGAAAGATATCCTTAGGGTGTATGAATACAAAACAGCCAAGTATACTTTTGAAGCCCCCCTGCATATCGGAGCTTTACTGGCCGGAGCAACTGATAAAGATCTAAAAGCATTAAGCGATTATTCCATACCTTTGGGAATCGCTTTTCAAATTCAAGATGATATTTTAGGAGTATTTGGTGATGAACGGGAAATCGGCAAGCCGGTCGGCTCGGATATTCGGGAAGGAAAGAAGACCTTGCTTGTTTGGAAGGCGCTTCAAAGCGCTAATCAAACCCAAAAGAAAAAATTATCGCAGATTTTTAATCAAGAGAAAATTTCTAAAAAAGAAGTTAATGAGATAAGGCAAATTATGATTGACTCCGGCGCTTTAGGCTGGACACAGGACAATGCTAAAAAATTGGGTTACGGGGCGCAAAAACAAATATCATCCTTATCTCGCATTAATCCAAAAGCAAAAAAAGTTTTACTCGAACTAATAGATTACATTATAAATAGAACCAACTAA
- a CDS encoding type II secretion system GspH family protein, translated as MNSKRLKSGFTLIELLVVISIIGLLSTLAIVALNNARAKARDAKRLVDMKQIQTALDLYYDANNRYPSISGDACCDGWDQGPCGADPFIGALVNEGLMSNVPTDPSGGSGTGCYGYAYYRYGAGSYGCDPLHGAYYVLGVRDMETSGRPHPNSPGWSCPSRDWQGEFDWVIGKFER; from the coding sequence ATGAACTCTAAAAGATTAAAATCAGGTTTTACTCTTATTGAGCTTTTGGTGGTGATTTCAATAATTGGGTTGTTGTCAACTTTAGCAATTGTGGCTTTAAACAATGCCAGGGCCAAGGCGAGAGATGCGAAGAGGCTGGTAGACATGAAACAAATTCAAACTGCTTTGGATTTATATTATGATGCGAATAACCGATATCCTTCTATTTCTGGTGATGCCTGCTGTGATGGCTGGGACCAAGGACCTTGCGGTGCTGATCCATTTATTGGCGCCTTAGTGAATGAAGGGTTAATGAGTAATGTTCCTACAGACCCAAGTGGTGGCTCTGGTACAGGTTGCTATGGCTATGCCTATTATCGCTATGGGGCGGGGAGTTATGGCTGTGATCCTTTGCACGGCGCTTATTATGTTTTAGGCGTGCGGGATATGGAAACCAGTGGCAGACCCCATCCAAATAGCCCTGGCTGGAGTTGTCCTTCGCGAGATTGGCAGGGAGAGTTCGATTGGGTGATAGGTAAATTTGAACGTTAG
- the tpiA gene encoding triose-phosphate isomerase, which translates to MPKKPIIIANWKMNLGVRESVDLVKAVNDQGAVSNNEVEIVVCPSFTALASVSDSLHLKSDIKLGAQNVFWEYKGAFTGEISPLMLKELGCEYVIIGHSERRGHLGETDEMVHKKAKAVLDAGLIPIICVGENFDERQKGQKDYVIMKQMNQALEGLRLSEDSKIIIAYEPVWVIGSGQAIEAEEAEHTHIIIESYLLDIYSPDTLAKKLRVIYGGSVDKNNVAEFIGQKTIDGVLVGGASLKVEEFVGLIKAVQRIA; encoded by the coding sequence ATGCCGAAAAAACCAATTATCATCGCTAACTGGAAAATGAACCTTGGGGTGAGGGAGAGTGTTGATTTAGTAAAGGCTGTTAATGATCAAGGCGCAGTAAGTAACAATGAAGTTGAGATAGTGGTTTGTCCATCCTTTACTGCTTTGGCATCTGTATCAGACTCCCTGCATCTAAAGTCTGATATCAAACTTGGCGCTCAAAATGTTTTTTGGGAATATAAGGGCGCCTTTACTGGCGAGATTTCCCCCTTAATGTTAAAAGAGTTAGGCTGTGAGTATGTGATTATTGGCCATTCGGAACGTCGCGGGCATCTGGGAGAGACCGACGAAATGGTACACAAGAAGGCAAAAGCGGTTTTAGATGCGGGGCTTATTCCGATAATTTGTGTTGGTGAAAATTTTGATGAACGTCAAAAAGGTCAAAAAGATTATGTTATTATGAAGCAAATGAACCAGGCTTTAGAGGGTTTGCGTCTGTCAGAAGACAGCAAAATAATTATTGCTTATGAGCCGGTTTGGGTGATTGGTTCTGGGCAGGCTATTGAGGCTGAAGAGGCCGAGCATACCCATATAATAATTGAGAGTTATTTGTTGGACATATATTCACCCGATACATTGGCTAAGAAATTAAGAGTTATTTATGGCGGCAGTGTGGATAAGAATAATGTGGCTGAATTTATTGGGCAGAAAACCATTGACGGCGTCCTTGTTGGCGGAGCCAGCCTCAAGGTCGAAGAGTTTGTCGGATTGATTAAGGCAGTGCAAAGGATTGCCTAG
- a CDS encoding class II fructose-bisphosphate aldolase — protein sequence MLVHIKEVISWAQKKKCAVGAFNTSNLETTLGIVNGAIKAKKPIIIQVSETAIKYAGLKPITHIVETVAKNEAVNVPVALHLDHGKSFHSVAECIHAGFSSIMIDASDVPFDENVVLTKQAVDYAHKYDVWAQGELGQVKGWEDNVFSEKGFLTDPKEAQEFVEKTGINTLAVAIGNVHGVEKIRKGLPRLDIKRLKEINAKIKVPLVLHGASGLGRDQIFQAVANGIRIINIDTEIRLIFTTTLRRVLSQHKEEIDIRNLMPQPMEAVQRLVERKVKMFALEA from the coding sequence ATGTTAGTCCATATCAAAGAAGTCATCTCCTGGGCCCAGAAGAAAAAATGTGCTGTTGGGGCTTTTAATACCTCTAATTTGGAGACAACTTTGGGAATTGTTAATGGTGCGATTAAGGCTAAGAAGCCAATCATTATTCAAGTCTCGGAAACAGCGATTAAATACGCTGGCCTTAAACCGATCACCCATATTGTAGAAACAGTGGCAAAAAACGAGGCTGTTAATGTTCCGGTAGCTCTCCACCTAGATCATGGTAAAAGCTTTCACTCGGTTGCCGAATGTATTCATGCTGGGTTTTCTTCAATTATGATTGACGCATCCGATGTTCCGTTTGATGAAAATGTAGTCCTAACCAAGCAAGCTGTTGATTATGCTCATAAATACGATGTTTGGGCTCAGGGCGAATTAGGCCAAGTAAAAGGTTGGGAGGACAATGTCTTTTCCGAAAAAGGGTTTTTAACCGATCCAAAAGAGGCCCAAGAGTTTGTTGAAAAAACAGGTATAAATACTTTGGCTGTTGCTATCGGTAATGTGCACGGAGTTGAGAAGATAAGGAAAGGGTTACCCAGGTTGGACATTAAAAGATTAAAGGAAATCAATGCAAAGATTAAAGTACCCTTAGTTTTGCATGGGGCTTCGGGTTTGGGTAGGGATCAGATTTTTCAAGCCGTGGCAAATGGCATACGAATTATTAACATTGATACAGAAATTAGGCTTATCTTTACCACAACCCTTCGTCGGGTTTTATCCCAACATAAAGAAGAGATTGATATTAGAAATCTTATGCCCCAGCCGATGGAGGCGGTTCAGCGTCTTGTTGAGAGAAAAGTAAAAATGTTCGCGTTGGAGGCTTGA
- a CDS encoding restriction endonuclease: MQNRTLYFGDNLEILKKKIPDESFDLIYLDPPFNSSRSYNVLFKEGLQDSPAQIRAFEDSWHWTRDSKQAFDYLVRKTNQNISNLMLALEQILGHNDVLAYLSMMTVRLIELHRVLKKTGSLYLHCDPTASHYLKIVLDVIFGKRNFRNEIVWTYRRWPAKSRAFQRMHDILFFYVKDGKNSYTFNTIYQPLADITVKIHKGKKQRATFIDGRRLSRDQEEESVGTPLPDYWYIPAIAGHAKERLGYPTQKPEALLKRIIEVSSNQGDWILDPFCGCGTTIAVAEKLERNWVGIDITVLAINLIKHRLRGQNGLGRKQIHVDGLPTDLTSAKELFKKDPFEFEYWALDMVNAMPAQSKSKENMRGADKGIDGIIRFHRDKLNGKSEYGQAIVQVKGGKVQRNQIATLKSDVEREKAEAGIFITLEKATKPMQEEAIDAGTFTVPLTNKFEFPKIQILTVEELLQGKRPNLPRGLVKNYYKEAKPSSVSKDDAKTMGFMPML; this comes from the coding sequence ATGCAAAATAGAACCCTTTATTTTGGCGACAATTTAGAAATATTAAAAAAGAAGATTCCTGACGAGAGTTTTGATTTGATTTATCTTGATCCCCCATTTAACTCTAGCAGAAGTTACAATGTTTTATTTAAAGAAGGCCTGCAAGATAGCCCGGCCCAAATCAGGGCTTTTGAAGATTCTTGGCACTGGACAAGGGATTCAAAACAGGCCTTTGATTATTTAGTTAGAAAAACCAATCAGAATATTTCCAATTTAATGCTTGCTTTGGAACAAATACTTGGCCATAATGATGTACTCGCATATCTAAGCATGATGACCGTGCGTTTGATAGAGTTGCATCGTGTTTTAAAAAAGACCGGCAGTTTGTATTTACACTGTGACCCAACCGCCAGTCATTATCTAAAAATTGTTCTAGATGTGATTTTTGGAAAGAGGAATTTTAGAAATGAAATTGTATGGACATATAGACGGTGGCCGGCAAAATCAAGAGCTTTCCAACGGATGCATGATATATTATTCTTTTATGTAAAAGATGGTAAAAATTCATACACTTTTAACACTATTTATCAACCGCTTGCTGATATTACTGTGAAAATACATAAGGGCAAAAAGCAACGAGCTACTTTTATTGATGGCAGAAGATTATCGAGAGATCAAGAGGAAGAATCCGTTGGTACCCCCCTCCCTGATTACTGGTATATACCTGCAATTGCCGGGCATGCAAAGGAGCGGTTAGGATACCCTACGCAAAAACCTGAGGCATTGTTAAAAAGAATCATTGAAGTGTCATCTAATCAAGGAGATTGGATTTTAGATCCATTTTGTGGTTGTGGTACAACAATAGCAGTAGCGGAAAAATTAGAGAGAAACTGGGTTGGTATAGATATTACCGTTTTGGCAATAAACTTAATAAAACACCGATTAAGAGGTCAAAATGGATTAGGTCGCAAACAAATCCACGTTGATGGCTTGCCCACGGATTTAACTAGTGCCAAAGAATTATTCAAAAAAGATCCATTTGAATTTGAGTATTGGGCTTTAGATATGGTTAATGCAATGCCAGCCCAAAGCAAGAGTAAAGAAAATATGAGAGGCGCGGATAAGGGGATTGATGGAATTATTAGATTTCACAGAGACAAATTAAACGGTAAGTCAGAGTATGGTCAAGCAATCGTTCAAGTTAAGGGCGGCAAGGTGCAGAGAAATCAAATCGCAACTTTAAAAAGCGATGTTGAGCGAGAAAAAGCCGAAGCTGGAATTTTTATAACTCTAGAAAAAGCAACCAAACCAATGCAGGAGGAGGCAATAGATGCCGGGACTTTTACTGTACCCTTAACTAACAAATTCGAATTTCCTAAAATTCAAATTTTGACCGTAGAAGAATTATTGCAAGGCAAAAGACCAAATTTACCTCGCGGATTAGTAAAAAATTATTATAAAGAAGCAAAACCGAGTAGTGTCAGCAAAGATGATGCGAAGACAATGGGATTTATGCCCATGCTTTAA
- the typA gene encoding translational GTPase TypA: MNYKETRNIAIIAHVDHGKTTIVDGMMRQTGMVEEGVSMDSNDLEKERGITIYSKNASLIYKGTKINIIDTPGHADFSSEVERVLRSIDSVILVVDAQEGPMPQTRFVLKKSLELGLKPIVVLNKIDKPAADTDKARDEVLDLFIDLEANDEQLDFVTVYAIGTEGIAKKKMTDDSSSLEPLLDTILEQVQPAPSDTSAPLRMQPFNLAYDDYLGRLAIGRIYEGRASRGQKIMIKNAAGETRTATITKIYTFQGFVRQDIETADAADLVMIAGIPDIDIGETICETADQKPLPAISIDPPAISLDLLVNNSPFAGRDGKFVTNSQINERLHKELEVNVGLKIDFSFKDRYHISGRGEMHIAILLENMRREGYEMQVSQPHVITKEIDGVLSEPFEEVTIDLPSEFSGSVIEKMSKRGGKMVNMHHHENHVRILFEIPTRGLLGYRGDFIIDTKGNGILASHVIGFKPHVGEIKKRAVGSMISMATGKTSAYSMANLQTRGQLYIEPNIETYEGMVIGNVAKGNDMAVNPIKGKHLTNMRASGSDEAIHLTPPLRLSIERGMEIMHDDEYLEITPGNIRLRKQILKEIDRTKDFRRSSAL; encoded by the coding sequence ATGAATTACAAAGAAACAAGAAACATCGCAATTATTGCTCACGTTGACCACGGAAAAACCACGATAGTTGACGGGATGATGCGCCAAACCGGCATGGTTGAGGAAGGCGTTAGCATGGACTCAAACGACTTGGAAAAAGAGCGCGGCATTACCATTTATTCCAAAAACGCTTCATTAATTTACAAAGGCACTAAAATTAATATCATTGACACGCCCGGCCACGCTGATTTTAGCTCGGAAGTTGAGCGGGTATTGCGCTCGATTGATTCGGTGATTTTGGTTGTTGACGCCCAAGAAGGGCCGATGCCGCAAACCAGATTTGTTTTGAAAAAATCACTTGAACTGGGATTAAAACCGATTGTGGTTTTAAACAAAATTGATAAACCGGCTGCTGACACGGATAAGGCGCGCGATGAAGTGCTGGATCTTTTTATTGATCTGGAAGCAAACGACGAACAGCTTGATTTTGTAACCGTTTACGCCATCGGCACTGAAGGCATTGCTAAAAAGAAAATGACTGACGATTCAAGCAGTCTTGAACCGCTGCTTGATACTATTTTGGAGCAAGTCCAGCCGGCGCCGAGCGACACTAGCGCTCCTTTGCGCATGCAGCCGTTCAACCTGGCGTATGATGATTATCTGGGCCGTTTGGCAATTGGCAGAATTTATGAAGGCCGGGCTTCCAGAGGACAAAAGATTATGATTAAAAATGCTGCCGGCGAAACCCGAACAGCGACTATTACCAAAATTTACACCTTCCAAGGTTTTGTTCGCCAAGACATTGAAACCGCCGACGCCGCGGACTTGGTGATGATCGCCGGTATTCCTGATATTGATATTGGCGAGACTATTTGCGAGACCGCGGATCAAAAACCGCTGCCGGCGATCTCAATTGACCCGCCGGCTATTTCTCTTGATTTATTAGTCAACAACTCTCCATTTGCCGGACGCGACGGCAAGTTTGTCACTAACAGCCAAATAAACGAGCGCTTGCATAAAGAGCTTGAAGTGAATGTTGGTTTGAAAATTGATTTTTCTTTTAAAGACCGCTACCATATTTCCGGCCGCGGTGAAATGCACATTGCGATTTTGCTTGAGAATATGCGCCGGGAAGGATACGAAATGCAGGTTTCCCAGCCGCACGTTATTACGAAAGAAATTGACGGCGTTTTGTCTGAACCTTTTGAAGAAGTGACAATTGATCTGCCGTCTGAATTTTCCGGTTCGGTTATTGAAAAAATGTCCAAGCGCGGAGGCAAGATGGTAAACATGCACCATCATGAAAACCATGTGCGGATTTTATTTGAAATACCAACGCGCGGTTTGCTTGGATATCGCGGCGATTTTATTATTGATACTAAGGGCAACGGTATCTTGGCATCTCATGTGATCGGCTTTAAACCTCATGTAGGAGAGATAAAAAAACGAGCAGTGGGCTCAATGATTTCGATGGCAACCGGCAAAACTTCCGCATATTCTATGGCTAATTTGCAAACTAGAGGACAGCTGTACATCGAGCCCAACATTGAGACCTATGAAGGTATGGTGATCGGAAATGTTGCCAAAGGTAATGATATGGCTGTTAACCCGATTAAAGGTAAACATCTAACCAACATGCGCGCATCCGGTTCTGATGAAGCAATCCACTTGACGCCGCCGTTACGGCTTTCAATTGAGCGGGGAATGGAAATCATGCACGACGACGAGTATCTGGAAATTACACCCGGTAATATCCGGCTTCGCAAACAAATCTTAAAGGAGATTGACCGGACCAAAGATTTTAGGCGGAGTTCCGCTTTGTAA
- a CDS encoding tetratricopeptide repeat protein: MIYNILPIIIIILSLAVIIIILIRRVPDVTNLNVEQLPEEKQKKVKRALIQNKLDRKLDKISPNLQKVNQGLAALKKFFEGIEKKILAVEHKYSQKHKKIIQNEPEKFQDKVVVLLGAAESLVAQDKLDEAEKKYIEIIGFDPQNIDSYRGLAGIYLKQKNFSEAKQALEHVLKLLKNNQTEKVVEDYINLGMIYRELGEQAKALASFKKALKLEPNNPRSLDLLCEMSIIVRDKKSALYAYKRLKEVNPENQKLEEFKKKTGELS; this comes from the coding sequence ATGATATACAATATTTTACCAATCATAATTATTATATTAAGCCTAGCGGTTATAATAATTATTTTAATAAGGAGGGTACCGGATGTAACCAATCTTAATGTTGAACAATTGCCAGAAGAAAAACAGAAAAAGGTCAAGAGGGCATTGATACAAAATAAACTGGATCGTAAATTGGACAAAATTAGTCCAAACTTACAAAAAGTCAACCAGGGGTTGGCGGCTTTAAAAAAGTTTTTTGAGGGCATAGAAAAGAAAATTCTGGCTGTTGAACATAAATATTCCCAGAAACACAAAAAAATAATACAAAATGAGCCAGAAAAATTTCAAGATAAGGTCGTTGTTCTATTGGGGGCGGCAGAAAGCCTAGTGGCTCAGGATAAGTTAGATGAGGCCGAGAAGAAATATATAGAGATTATTGGATTCGACCCCCAAAATATAGATTCCTATAGGGGCTTGGCTGGCATTTATTTAAAGCAAAAGAATTTTAGTGAGGCTAAGCAAGCACTTGAGCATGTTTTAAAATTGCTTAAAAATAATCAGACAGAAAAGGTTGTTGAAGATTATATTAATTTGGGTATGATTTATAGAGAGTTGGGCGAGCAAGCAAAGGCATTAGCAAGTTTTAAAAAAGCTTTGAAATTAGAGCCAAACAATCCCCGAAGCCTTGACCTTTTGTGTGAAATGAGTATAATAGTTAGAGACAAAAAATCAGCCCTATATGCTTATAAGCGGCTTAAAGAGGTTAACCCCGAGAATCAGAAATTAGAAGAATTTAAGAAAAAGACAGGGGAGTTGAGTTAG
- a CDS encoding triose-phosphate isomerase: MLQKPIIIANWKMNLEQVKRLFKVVKKVIPSQALDKIFRFAILKVINLTAFLSRATGVDRSFFYLKNRHEEKGYYFH, encoded by the coding sequence ATGCTCCAAAAACCCATTATCATCGCTAACTGGAAAATGAATCTTGAACAAGTCAAGCGGCTTTTTAAAGTGGTAAAGAAAGTTATCCCCAGTCAAGCACTTGACAAAATTTTTAGATTTGCTATACTTAAAGTAATTAATCTCACTGCGTTCCTTTCCCGGGCAACCGGGGTCGACCGCAGTTTTTTTTATTTAAAAAATCGACATGAAGAAAAAGGCTATTATTTTCATTGA
- the def gene encoding peptide deformylase, whose protein sequence is MPILDIKKYPAPILKTRAEKVREVNSEIKQLAQDMIETTQDSNGAGLSAPQVGVSKRIIVADAGDVPCVFINPEILKRKGKEIAEEGCLSFPGIFFKIKRASEITCRFLDENGRRQEMEIKGLLARIVQHETDHLDGILIIDRVNFLKRRKALGEYNKQK, encoded by the coding sequence ATGCCTATTTTAGATATAAAAAAATATCCCGCTCCCATCCTTAAGACCAGGGCGGAAAAGGTCAGAGAGGTTAATTCAGAAATCAAACAGTTAGCCCAGGACATGATTGAAACAACACAAGATAGTAATGGAGCTGGTCTATCAGCGCCCCAGGTAGGGGTAAGCAAAAGGATAATTGTAGCCGACGCGGGCGATGTCCCATGCGTTTTTATTAACCCAGAAATTTTAAAAAGAAAAGGTAAAGAAATAGCAGAAGAAGGCTGTTTAAGTTTTCCGGGTATTTTTTTTAAAATCAAAAGGGCTAGTGAGATAACTTGTAGATTTTTAGATGAGAATGGCAGGCGGCAAGAAATGGAGATTAAAGGATTACTGGCGCGTATTGTTCAGCACGAGACTGATCATCTGGATGGCATTCTTATTATTGACAGAGTGAATTTTTTAAAACGCAGGAAGGCGTTGGGGGAGTACAATAAACAAAAGTAA
- the uppS gene encoding di-trans,poly-cis-decaprenylcistransferase — MPKHIAIVMDGNRRWAREQGLALLQGHLAGYDKLKQVGDWCLKRGIKILTIYAFSTENWNRKKNEVNYLMRLLKIGLTKESKEFYKRGIQLRVFGRISGLSKDLQTAIKEAVEKTKTNTKSILNIAINYGGRAEIVDAIKNIVAKEIPASKIDEETVNENIYTAGLPDPELIIRTSGEYRLSGFLTWQSVYSELYFCPKYWPAFSEKDLDEALEEYARRQRRFGK, encoded by the coding sequence ATTCCTAAACATATTGCCATTGTTATGGATGGCAATCGTCGTTGGGCCCGTGAACAAGGTCTTGCTTTACTTCAAGGCCATCTGGCCGGCTATGATAAATTAAAACAAGTAGGGGATTGGTGTTTAAAGAGAGGAATTAAAATTTTAACCATTTATGCTTTTTCTACGGAAAATTGGAATCGGAAAAAGAACGAAGTGAATTATTTGATGCGGCTGTTAAAAATTGGATTAACCAAGGAATCCAAAGAATTTTATAAAAGAGGCATTCAGCTACGTGTTTTTGGCCGAATTTCTGGATTATCAAAAGATTTGCAAACAGCCATAAAAGAAGCCGTGGAAAAAACCAAAACCAACACCAAAAGTATCTTAAACATAGCAATAAATTATGGCGGTCGGGCGGAAATCGTGGATGCGATTAAAAATATAGTTGCTAAAGAAATTCCTGCGTCAAAAATAGATGAGGAAACAGTAAATGAAAATATTTATACAGCTGGCCTGCCGGACCCAGAGTTAATCATTCGGACTTCTGGAGAATACCGGCTTTCAGGATTTTTAACTTGGCAATCTGTGTATTCGGAATTATATTTTTGCCCCAAGTATTGGCCGGCGTTCAGTGAGAAAGATTTGGACGAAGCCTTGGAAGAATACGCCAGAAGGCAGAGGCGGTTTGGGAAGTAA
- a CDS encoding type II secretion system GspH family protein gives VELLVVISIIGLLATLAIVALKNTREKANIAKTKGDLKQIQTAIEVARDRENKVLGRDYRDGNGVTGSGCSDCSCRPPSYTLDSPQCITSMTNAFNKLGFAGLLRDPWESPYLIDENEYEFSGDPCRRDTVRSAGPNRMIGGGDDLSIYIPFYLCD, from the coding sequence GTTGAACTTTTGGTGGTAATTTCAATAATTGGTCTATTGGCAACTTTAGCAATTGTAGCTTTGAAAAATACTAGAGAAAAAGCAAATATTGCCAAAACTAAAGGCGATTTAAAGCAGATTCAAACTGCGATTGAAGTTGCTCGTGATCGGGAGAATAAAGTTTTAGGGCGAGATTATCGAGATGGAAACGGCGTGACAGGAAGCGGATGCTCGGACTGTTCCTGTAGGCCTCCCAGTTACACACTTGATAGCCCTCAATGTATAACAAGTATGACAAATGCTTTTAATAAGCTCGGCTTTGCTGGATTATTAAGGGATCCTTGGGAGAGTCCCTATTTGATTGATGAGAATGAATATGAGTTTTCTGGTGATCCTTGTCGTCGGGATACTGTCAGATCAGCAGGTCCTAACCGGATGATTGGCGGCGGTGACGACTTATCTATTTATATACCTTTTTATCTTTGTGATTAG